Part of the Trichoderma asperellum chromosome 1, complete sequence genome is shown below.
GCCTAGAAAATCTTTCAGTTTCCCCCCACGGGTCTCCTCGACTCGCCTGTCCTAGCTGCACCTAACTAAGTTTTGAAGAGATAGACCCCTCCCTTGGGCCGACAAATAGTTCAAGTTAAAGGCTGACTAATTTTCGGCTCAAGAGTCCCTTGGACTGTCGTCCTCTAGGATTTGTCTAGAATTGTAACTGTTCATCTCCCGGGGGCTACCTCTGCTAGGTTACCACAGTTGGCTGGTGACCGTTGTCCTGAATGAGCATTCTCATGCGGCCCCCTGTTCCGTCCATCTGCTTTCCGCAAACGGATATATGCCTAAACTACGGAGTATCGCTGTCGTAATCTCGCATAAAATAACCAATCAACGCCCTAGTTGACGAAGCTAACAAGCAATGGTTTAGAATCTAATTGTTCTTTCTCGCGTGGATGGCATGATTGGCCCGTACTATTAAGAGTCTCTTCGGCTTCGCTCAGAAAGCCAAGGATCAAATTctccaaaaacaaaaagattcATGAATTCTCTCATCGTGATGCCGGCGGTACTCAGCGAGGGTTGATGACTGAGGGTCGGAATATGCACGGCGATAATATTTGCGCCGCTACCGAAATAGTCCGGCATGCCGAAATGCCGAGTTAATCCTCATCCACTCACATTCTTGCAATGCGCATCCATTATCATTATTTGCCCGGTATCGAGCTCCCACTGTTGAAAATAGTGTACAGGTACGTAGGGTCATGTCCAGGTCAGGACACACACTGCGAGCTAGCGCGACTATGTATGTATTCCGCATAAGTAAGGATCTTACGCCCACCTAGGCTTAGAGTGATGCAATTTATCCCATATTTTGACAACATCATCTATCACCTTGTTAAATCTTCTTGTGGACTTCCAGcatatctctctgctttgATCATGGCATTACTCGAACAGATTCCAGTCGCTGTGCCCGATAACACGTTTGCCATAATCGAAGCATTTAAAGCCGATactgaggagaagaaagtaaACCTATGCCCTGGTATTTACCGCGACGACAATGCAAAGACGTGGGTTCTACCTTCCGTAAAGAAGGTAATTAACCCCCCTTGATCACAGGACTGTCCAGATCTTCAAGCCCAAGGTTGCTTAGAAAGATTTCCTGCGTGCGAGTTCCTCTACTCCTTTACAATTACCCAGTATCCTTCTCTTTACCTCCCCTTGTGAGTTCGATGGGTTAGGCCACACGACACTGACCTCCCTCAGGCGAGAGAAATCATCCAGGCGGACCCGCATCTCAACCATGATATCTCACCTCAGATGGGATACCCTGATCTGGTCTCCACTGCGCGACAGATTACCTTTGGGGATACGTTGGGTAGCCGGAGTATTACTTCGATGCAGACTATCGCAGGCACTGGTGCCAACTACCTGATTGCACGTTTCCTGTCTTGCGTCGCTCAACCCAAAACCGTATGGCTGTCCAATCCTACCTGGGAGAATCACCCAAAGATCTGGAGACACACCAACCCCGCCATGGAACAGCGTTTATACCCCTATTATGACTACAAAACATCCACGCTAGATATTGAAGGCATGATCTCAACGATGAAGGAGCAAGCATCGAGAGGGGATGTTATAGTTCTCCAGGCTTGCGCGCACAACCCAACCGGTTTGGACCCTTCAAGGGAACAGTGGGAGGCTATCGCAAATGTATGCGAGGAAAAGGGCTTGTTCCCTATTCTTGATTCAGCTTAGTTCGTCTGTCACACCACATTTAATGGAACGAGCGATCTCATGAGGGTCAGCTCGTTAACTAACTTGTCCTGTATTTGACAGTCAAGGCTTCGCAACAGGAGACATCGACAATGACGGTTGGGTGCTACGTCACTTTGCCACCCGCTCGAACGGCGCCATTGAGTTCGCGGTGGCCCAATCGTTCTCCAAGAACTTTGGTCTCTATGGAGAGCGAGTCGGTGCTCTGCACGTTGTGACACGCAACCACAACACCGCAGCCAAAGTGGAGGCAACATTAAAACAGATCTCACGCGCCGAGATTACTTCCACGCCTAGCTTCGGGGCCAAGGTCGTCGCTACCATCGTTCAAAACCC
Proteins encoded:
- a CDS encoding putative secondary metabolism biosynthetic enzyme (SMCOG1019:aminotransferase~antiSMASH:Cluster_1.2), yielding MALLEQIPVAVPDNTFAIIEAFKADTEEKKVNLCPGIYRDDNAKTWVLPSVKKAREIIQADPHLNHDISPQMGYPDLVSTARQITFGDTLGSRSITSMQTIAGTGANYLIARFLSCVAQPKTVWLSNPTWENHPKIWRHTNPAMEQRLYPYYDYKTSTLDIEGMISTMKEQASRGDVIVLQACAHNPTGLDPSREQWEAIANVCEEKGLFPILDSAYQGFATGDIDNDGWVLRHFATRSNGAIEFAVAQSFSKNFGLYGERVGALHVVTRNHNTAAKVEATLKQISRAEITSTPSFGAKVVATIVQNPDLREQWQQDLNTMSGRLRDMRRRLHGELTKRDTPGNWRHLLTDIGMFSMTGLSQEQVTTLKDMFHVYLLPTGRLSFTGLTTGNVEYVAESIHQVITL